DNA from Halobaculum sp. XH14:
AGCTTCGGGCACCTTCGACCGCCTGCCCGACGCTGTAGGTCGCGCTCGTCCCCGCGACTTTCGCCAGCTGCTCGCGCTGTTCGTCGTACTCCTCCTCGTCGGTCACGTGGATGAGCGTCAGGTCGGCACCGACGCCCTCGGCGAGTTCCCCCGCCTCACGGACGAGCCGCTTTGCCGTCTCCGTCGGGCCGACGACCGCGAGTGCGTGATCCATGCCCGCCGACTCGGCAGGTCGCCCCAAAAATATAGTGGCTGTCCGGCGGTCGCCGGGAGCGCTACTCGGTCAGTGGCTCCCGCCCGAGTTGCCCGAGCATGCCGAACACGTCGACGGTCGCCCACCGCTCGGCGACTCCCGTCCTCGACCCGAACGACGCTGATCACCATGACGTCGATCTGGTTGCCGGTCGGTTCGATTCCCATGAACGGCCCCTCGTGGGTCCCCGTCGCGCGGCCCCAGATGGAGACCAGGTCGTCCTCCGCGATGTAGCGGTCGACGGCGAGGGTGAGATCGGGGAACGCCTCGTGGTACCCCCGGATGAACTGCTTGAACTCCGAGAGCGGCTCCTCCCCGTCGCCGGTCGGGTCGTGGTAGCGCTGTGTTCGGTGAGTATCTCGTCCATCGCGTCCGTGTCGCCGTCGTTCCACGCGACCTCGACGTCGCGGCGGGCGACCTCCTTCGGGTCGAGTTCGTCGGTCCCCATACCAGCCATACGATTCGGGACCACGAGGCTGTTGCCCGCACCCCGGTCCCGCCGTGGCGAACTCAGAGGTCGACGCGGTCCCCGATCTCGACGATCTCCAGGCGTTCCGGGTGCTCGAAGCTCCCCGCGTGCTCGTGGAGCGCGGTCGGGTCCGCCGTCATCCCCTTCCACATGTCCCAGTGGCTCGGGAGCAGCCGGTCTGCCCCCAGCGCGCTGGCGATCTCGACCGCCTCGTTCTCGTCGCTGTACCACTTCCTCACGCGCGGTTCGCCCGTCTCCTTGTCCGGAATCCGGCCGACCGAGCCGAACGCGACGACCGCTAGGTCGACGTCGTACGCCTCGCCGACCGACTCGAACCCGTCGTGGGGCTTCGTGTCGCCGCCGTGGAACAGCGTCCCCGCCTCGTGCTGGATCACGTAGCCGACCGGGTGGCTCGCGTCGCCGTCGTTCACCTCGACCACGTCGACGTCGAACGTGCCGAACGACACCGAGTCGCCCTCGGCGAGTTCGACGAACTGGTCCTCGGTCACGTCCCAGTGGTCGGTCCAGGCCTCCGCCTCGCGGGCGACCGCGAGCGAGTCGTCCGGGCCGTACAGCGACGCGCCAGTGCCGGCCAGGATCGGTGCCTGCGAGGGACCGTGGACGTGGTCGGTGTGCTCGTGGGTGGCCAGCACTGCGTCGGCTTCGCTCACGTCGGCCGGGTCGAACGGGACGGGAATCATCCGGACCGTCCGCGGCGGGTCGCCGGTGCCGAGGTAGGGGTCGATCCAGAGCGTCGTCCCGTCGTCCGCCTTCACGGCGAAGCCGTTGCAGCCGAGATACCAGAGCGCGACGCCCTCGGGTTCGGCGGACTCGACCGCACGCGGGAGCCAGTCGCCCCAGTCGGAGGTGGTGTCTGCCATGGTTTTCACCTGCCGTGCCGGGGACTAAGCGTTGTCCACTCCGCCCGTTCTCGCCGGCGATGCGCCGCCCCGAAGACGTGTCGTTAATTCCCGGACTCGCACCAATGGACGGCCCACGCCGCGGGTTCCGACCGGAACGCACCGACCAGTTTTCCCCTCGCGGGACGACCCCGAAACATGGACGGTGACCCACGATCAGCGCTCGCCTCGCTGGCCGAGGAGGTCCGCGCGGCCGACCGCGCCGTCGCGCTGACCGGAGCCGGCGTCAGCGCCGCCTCCGGAATCCCGACGTTCCGAGGCGATGACGGCGTCTGGGGCGACCAGTTCGACCCCGCCGCGTTTCACGTCGACCGGTCCCGCCGGGACCCGGCCGGCTTCTGGAGCGACCGTCTGGAACTCCACGAGACGATGTACGCCGCGGACCCGGAGCCCAACGACGCCCATCGCGCGCTCGCACGGCTCGAACGCGAGGGGTCGCTCGACGCGGTGGTGACCCAGAACACCGACGGGCTTCACGCCCGCGCCGGCAGCACGACGGTCGAACTCCACGGCAACGCCCGGCGGGTCGTCTGCACGGGCTGTGGGGAGACAGTCGACGCCGCGCCGGTCCGCGAACGCACTCGGTCGGGGGAACTGCCGCCGCGCTGTGGCGCCTGCGACGGCCCGCTGAAACCCGACGTCGTGCTGTTCGGCGAACGGCTGCCCCCGG
Protein-coding regions in this window:
- a CDS encoding MBL fold metallo-hydrolase, whose product is MADTTSDWGDWLPRAVESAEPEGVALWYLGCNGFAVKADDGTTLWIDPYLGTGDPPRTVRMIPVPFDPADVSEADAVLATHEHTDHVHGPSQAPILAGTGASLYGPDDSLAVAREAEAWTDHWDVTEDQFVELAEGDSVSFGTFDVDVVEVNDGDASHPVGYVIQHEAGTLFHGGDTKPHDGFESVGEAYDVDLAVVAFGSVGRIPDKETGEPRVRKWYSDENEAVEIASALGADRLLPSHWDMWKGMTADPTALHEHAGSFEHPERLEIVEIGDRVDL
- a CDS encoding ester cyclase → MERRRHGRDGRDTHRTQRYHDPTGDGEEPLSEFKQFIRGYHEAFPDLTLAVDRYIAEDDLVSIWGRATGTHEGPFMGIEPTGNQIDVMVISVVRVEDGSRRAVGDRRRVRHARATRAGATDRVALPATAGQPLYFWGDLPSRRAWITHSRSSARRRRQSGSSVRRGNSPRASVPT
- a CDS encoding SIR2 family NAD-dependent protein deacylase, whose translation is MDGDPRSALASLAEEVRAADRAVALTGAGVSAASGIPTFRGDDGVWGDQFDPAAFHVDRSRRDPAGFWSDRLELHETMYAADPEPNDAHRALARLEREGSLDAVVTQNTDGLHARAGSTTVELHGNARRVVCTGCGETVDAAPVRERTRSGELPPRCGACDGPLKPDVVLFGERLPPAAFAEAREFAREADVVLAVGSSLTVEPAASLATAGDGTLAVVNFDPTPYDDRAEYVFREDLTDVLPELLARVGTAEDG